In Pedobacter heparinus DSM 2366, the following are encoded in one genomic region:
- the priA gene encoding replication restart helicase PriA, with protein MAAELLEFSERETLFVEVILPLSLAKNYLYRVPFDLNSEVAIGKRVVVQFGKNKIYTALIKTISQTAPRLYQAKYIIDVVDEQPVITTLQLQLWDWMTGYYLCNEGDVMSAALPTGLKLASETIIVLKEEALQEKVLTEKERILMDALNHQKRLTIADVSALLGQKTVYPIINTLLEKALVYVAEEVVEKYRPLLKSFVALNAFYREEENLKQLFTILERAPKQLNALLTFIKLSRQQNLVSKSQLLEESDCGQAAFKTLLDKEIFTVEKRPVSRLKDNDEDFVLNFELSAAQQQALTGIEMEFERKDVVLLHGITASGKTQIYIKLIEKAIEQGGQVLFLLPEIALTTQIVQRIQRYFGDAIGVYHSKFNNNERVEIWNKVLNGKYRVVLGARSAVFLPFKELKLIVVDEEHESSYKQQEPSPRYQARDVAVYMAHLHQAKTVLGSATPSIESYYNAISQKYGLVTLNERFGGVELPLHEVVSISEETKKKKMVSYFSGKLIEGISLALEQKEQVILFQNRRGYATILICATCGYAPKCVNCDVSLTYHKTSGKLHCHYCGYHQSSINICPACGSVHIEQKGFGTERVEEELSLVFPDAKIARLDVDSTRTRNGLQQLISDFQEKKTDILIGTQMVAKGLDFDNVTLIGVINADTLLNYPDFRAFERSYQLLAQVAGRAGRRDKQGKVIIQAYDDSHRIIRQVMENQYLEMYKDELAERLQFHYPPFTRLIFVNIKHKDQDLLNMAAQRFATILRAQLGPRVLGPEQPMVARIRNYYIKQVIIKTDKDTSVQKVKSVLKNTILDFQSEKEYRSVNIQVDVDPY; from the coding sequence ATGGCTGCTGAACTGCTGGAATTCAGTGAAAGGGAAACCTTGTTTGTAGAGGTGATTCTGCCTCTGTCGCTGGCTAAAAACTATCTGTATCGTGTGCCATTCGACTTGAACAGTGAAGTGGCCATTGGCAAAAGGGTGGTGGTGCAGTTTGGAAAGAACAAGATTTATACCGCCTTAATTAAAACCATTAGCCAAACCGCCCCCAGGCTTTATCAGGCCAAATACATTATTGATGTGGTAGATGAGCAACCTGTGATTACCACTTTACAATTGCAGCTGTGGGACTGGATGACAGGTTATTACCTTTGCAATGAAGGGGATGTAATGTCGGCCGCTCTTCCAACCGGATTAAAACTGGCAAGTGAAACCATTATTGTGCTGAAAGAAGAGGCGTTGCAGGAAAAGGTTTTAACAGAAAAGGAACGTATTCTGATGGATGCTTTGAATCATCAGAAAAGGCTTACTATAGCTGATGTTTCTGCTTTACTTGGGCAAAAAACAGTATATCCCATCATCAATACCCTGCTGGAAAAAGCATTGGTATATGTTGCTGAAGAAGTGGTAGAGAAATACAGACCATTGCTAAAATCTTTTGTGGCATTAAATGCTTTTTATAGGGAAGAAGAAAATTTAAAGCAGTTGTTTACCATTCTGGAACGTGCACCCAAACAACTGAATGCGCTGCTTACCTTTATCAAGTTGTCCCGACAGCAAAACTTGGTTTCAAAATCACAATTACTGGAAGAGAGCGATTGCGGACAGGCGGCTTTTAAAACACTGCTGGATAAGGAAATATTTACGGTCGAAAAAAGACCGGTGAGCCGCTTAAAAGATAATGATGAGGACTTTGTACTGAACTTTGAACTGAGTGCAGCTCAGCAACAGGCTTTGACCGGGATTGAAATGGAATTTGAGCGGAAAGATGTGGTATTGCTGCATGGCATTACTGCTTCCGGAAAAACCCAGATCTATATTAAACTGATTGAAAAGGCCATTGAGCAGGGCGGGCAGGTTTTGTTTTTATTACCCGAAATTGCTTTGACCACTCAGATTGTTCAGCGCATACAGCGTTATTTTGGGGATGCTATTGGGGTTTATCATTCTAAATTTAACAACAATGAGCGGGTCGAGATCTGGAATAAAGTATTGAACGGGAAGTACCGGGTAGTACTTGGGGCCAGATCAGCAGTGTTTTTGCCTTTTAAAGAGCTGAAATTGATCGTGGTTGATGAGGAACATGAATCCTCTTATAAGCAGCAGGAACCCTCGCCAAGGTACCAGGCCAGAGATGTGGCTGTTTACATGGCCCATTTGCACCAGGCTAAAACCGTACTGGGCTCGGCCACGCCATCCATAGAAAGCTATTACAATGCCATTAGCCAAAAATATGGTCTTGTTACTTTAAATGAACGCTTTGGTGGAGTAGAATTGCCTTTGCATGAAGTGGTGAGCATTTCGGAAGAAACGAAGAAAAAAAAGATGGTTTCTTATTTTTCCGGTAAACTGATTGAAGGGATTAGCCTTGCCCTGGAACAAAAAGAACAGGTAATCCTGTTTCAGAACCGCAGAGGCTATGCAACTATACTGATCTGTGCCACTTGTGGTTATGCACCCAAATGTGTAAACTGTGATGTTTCTTTAACCTACCATAAAACCAGCGGTAAATTGCACTGCCATTATTGCGGATATCATCAGAGCAGCATCAATATATGTCCGGCCTGTGGTTCTGTACACATAGAACAGAAAGGCTTTGGCACTGAAAGGGTAGAGGAAGAACTGAGCCTGGTTTTCCCGGATGCTAAAATTGCCCGGCTGGATGTGGACAGCACACGTACCAGGAATGGCCTGCAGCAGCTTATTTCAGATTTTCAGGAAAAGAAAACGGATATCCTTATTGGTACACAAATGGTGGCCAAAGGACTTGATTTTGATAATGTTACCCTGATCGGGGTAATCAATGCAGATACTTTACTGAATTATCCTGATTTCAGGGCCTTTGAACGGAGTTACCAGCTGCTCGCACAGGTAGCAGGCAGGGCAGGAAGAAGAGACAAGCAGGGAAAAGTAATTATCCAGGCTTATGACGATTCGCATCGCATCATCAGACAGGTGATGGAGAACCAGTATCTCGAAATGTACAAGGACGAACTGGCAGAGCGTCTGCAGTTTCATTATCCACCATTTACTAGGCTTATCTTTGTCAATATCAAACATAAAGATCAGGACCTGTTAAATATGGCTGCACAGCGTTTTGCAACGATACTAAGGGCGCAGTTAGGGCCAAGGGTTTTAGGGCCCGAGCAGCCTATGGTGGCCCGGATCAGGAATTACTACATTAAGCAGGTAATCATTAAAACTGATAAAGATACCTCTGTCCAGAAAGTTAAATCTGTATTAAAAAATACCATCCTCGACTTTCAGTCCGAAAAAGAATACCGTTCCGTAAACATCCAGGTAGACGTGGATCCCTACTAG
- a CDS encoding protein-L-isoaspartate(D-aspartate) O-methyltransferase, translated as MAYKFVDNYREQGARKRLVAHLEARGIADKKVLKAIGKVPRHFFFDETFWNQAYKDIAFPIGDGQTISQPYTVAYQSELLHIKKGDKVLEIGTGSGYQTCILMELGANVYTIERQESIYRHTIRVLPGMGYNAHFFFGDGSKGIAAHAPYDKIIVTAGAPFVPEILLKQLRIGGILVIPVGDEHSQKMVTVIRVNETDFERIELDTFRFVPLVGDQAW; from the coding sequence ATGGCATATAAGTTTGTTGACAATTACAGAGAGCAGGGGGCGAGAAAAAGATTGGTGGCGCATTTGGAAGCGAGGGGCATTGCAGATAAAAAAGTGCTTAAAGCAATAGGCAAGGTGCCCCGGCATTTCTTTTTCGACGAAACCTTTTGGAACCAGGCGTACAAGGATATTGCTTTCCCGATTGGTGATGGACAGACCATCTCACAGCCATATACCGTCGCTTACCAAAGCGAACTGCTGCACATAAAAAAAGGTGATAAAGTTCTGGAAATTGGAACAGGCTCGGGCTACCAGACCTGTATATTAATGGAACTTGGTGCCAACGTATATACCATAGAACGACAGGAAAGCATATACCGGCACACCATCAGGGTACTGCCTGGCATGGGATACAATGCGCATTTCTTTTTTGGCGATGGTTCTAAAGGTATTGCAGCGCATGCACCTTATGATAAGATCATAGTAACAGCTGGGGCACCTTTTGTACCTGAAATTTTGCTAAAACAGCTTAGGATAGGCGGTATACTGGTAATTCCGGTAGGGGATGAACATTCGCAAAAAATGGTAACGGTAATCAGGGTAAACGAAACAGATTTCGAAAGGATAGAACTCGATACCTTCAGGTTTGTACCATTGGTAGGCGATCAGGCCTGGTAA
- the smpB gene encoding SsrA-binding protein SmpB: protein MKNDIQIKNKRAYFDYHIIDKYNAGLALLGTEIKAIRQGKANMTDAFCMFIGNILYVRNLHISEYSHSSFHHHEIKRDRALLLHKKELKKLKVKSEEKGYTIVPLRIFTNERGFAKIEIALAQGKKEFDKRDSIKDRESKREMDRAMKV, encoded by the coding sequence ATGAAGAACGATATCCAGATAAAGAACAAAAGAGCGTATTTTGATTACCACATTATTGATAAATATAATGCCGGGTTAGCCCTTTTGGGTACTGAAATAAAAGCCATCAGACAAGGTAAGGCCAATATGACCGATGCCTTCTGCATGTTCATTGGCAACATACTCTATGTACGTAACCTCCACATTTCAGAATATAGCCACAGCTCATTTCATCATCATGAAATTAAGCGCGACCGCGCCCTTCTGCTCCATAAAAAAGAACTGAAAAAGCTAAAGGTAAAAAGTGAGGAAAAAGGTTATACCATTGTTCCTTTACGGATATTTACCAACGAAAGGGGTTTTGCGAAAATAGAGATTGCGCTGGCACAGGGTAAAAAGGAATTTGACAAAAGGGATAGCATTAAGGACAGGGAGTCCAAACGGGAAATGGACCGTGCCATGAAAGTTTAA
- a CDS encoding DUF423 domain-containing protein produces MSRRILLTASLFGAIAVIFGAFGAHSLKNVLSSGSLEIWTKGVEYQFYHTFALLFLANYAAEGQPAKWAYRFFTLGIVLFSGSLYLLATRTILNIGFANLIGPVTPIGGLCFILGWAMLFFTVLKRK; encoded by the coding sequence ATGAGCAGACGTATCCTTTTAACAGCATCATTGTTTGGTGCCATAGCTGTAATATTTGGTGCCTTTGGGGCGCATAGTTTAAAGAATGTCTTAAGTTCCGGATCGCTTGAAATATGGACAAAAGGAGTGGAATATCAGTTTTATCATACTTTTGCTTTGCTTTTTCTTGCAAATTATGCTGCCGAAGGCCAGCCTGCAAAATGGGCATACAGATTTTTTACCTTAGGTATTGTACTGTTTTCGGGTTCATTATATTTGCTGGCCACCAGAACTATTTTAAATATTGGTTTTGCGAATTTAATTGGGCCTGTAACTCCCATTGGTGGTCTTTGTTTTATATTGGGCTGGGCCATGTTATTTTTTACGGTTTTAAAGCGTAAATAA
- a CDS encoding DUF5723 family protein, with the protein MLKKYILLCLFFCLPFFLKAQQYGLFNTKTLFDGFENPAQKTFVLDSSRKFASNFFLPYFGLSGANKGNSDLIRRAINEGKYNAANLPLRTGAINTVHENTNIYLLTFRIFQSYKWQKEMGFSWQLRSDGHVDYTNETLAILDSYQRFDTNPYDDVFNNDGYAQSYHQFSMTYRENYNKRLAFGVKLSLLSGITYNKLNISDSYFLLDPANDLINVRVKGSYRASFVKTNELSTHTLVPTFRNPGMAFSFGTSYNAKSGVFLMANIKDLGFIKWRKSAYINKINAAVNIQNLSQKSSNQIRNEIADIATDESDSTSFFSPTNAKIDFMLSKAFTLSTPDFTYTPSLIVSKNLFFKGGDAAFVNKFKYRDLAISAIPSYNFNNLFFMGLQGLYQTPNFEIFLGSDNLFKTVTQINGAVNRDATIGNGYNGASFYMGLGFKFGNTVEHPQNSSTMPGIGDEKPGFFKRLFSVFSKKK; encoded by the coding sequence ATGTTAAAAAAGTATATTCTACTTTGCTTATTTTTTTGCCTTCCTTTTTTCTTAAAGGCCCAGCAATATGGACTGTTCAATACAAAAACGCTTTTTGACGGCTTTGAAAACCCTGCCCAGAAAACGTTTGTATTGGATTCTTCCAGGAAGTTTGCTTCCAACTTTTTCCTGCCTTATTTTGGTTTGAGTGGTGCCAACAAAGGCAATTCAGATTTAATCAGAAGGGCCATAAATGAAGGTAAATACAATGCAGCCAATCTTCCATTAAGAACAGGGGCCATCAATACTGTTCATGAAAACACGAATATTTATCTGCTTACATTCAGGATATTCCAGTCTTACAAATGGCAAAAAGAAATGGGCTTCTCCTGGCAATTGCGCAGCGATGGGCATGTAGACTATACCAATGAAACACTGGCCATTCTGGATTCTTACCAGCGGTTCGACACCAACCCTTATGATGATGTGTTTAACAATGATGGTTATGCTCAGTCGTACCATCAGTTTAGCATGACCTACAGGGAAAATTACAACAAACGACTTGCTTTTGGGGTTAAGCTGAGTCTTTTAAGTGGCATCACTTATAATAAACTAAACATTTCAGACTCTTATTTCCTTTTAGATCCGGCAAATGACCTGATAAACGTAAGGGTTAAAGGTAGCTACAGGGCCAGTTTTGTAAAGACCAATGAACTCTCTACCCATACACTGGTACCCACATTTAGAAATCCGGGTATGGCCTTTAGCTTTGGAACCAGTTATAATGCTAAAAGTGGCGTATTTCTGATGGCCAATATTAAAGACCTGGGTTTTATAAAATGGAGAAAGAGTGCATATATCAATAAGATCAATGCAGCAGTAAATATTCAAAACCTATCCCAAAAATCATCCAATCAAATCCGAAATGAAATTGCCGACATTGCCACCGATGAATCGGACAGTACCAGCTTCTTTAGTCCAACCAATGCTAAAATTGATTTCATGCTTTCCAAAGCTTTTACACTTTCCACGCCTGATTTCACCTATACTCCCAGTCTTATTGTCTCGAAAAATCTGTTCTTTAAAGGTGGCGATGCAGCATTTGTAAACAAATTCAAATACAGGGACCTGGCCATCAGTGCAATTCCTTCCTATAACTTTAACAACTTGTTTTTTATGGGTTTACAGGGCCTTTATCAGACGCCAAATTTTGAAATATTCCTGGGTTCAGACAACCTGTTTAAAACGGTTACACAAATTAATGGAGCAGTTAACAGAGATGCCACCATTGGCAACGGCTATAACGGAGCATCCTTTTATATGGGGCTGGGCTTTAAGTTTGGTAATACGGTAGAACACCCCCAAAACAGCAGCACAATGCCCGGGATAGGAGACGAAAAACCTGGTTTCTTTAAGCGGCTGTTCAGTGTGTTTTCAAAGAAGAAATGA